The proteins below come from a single Erinaceus europaeus chromosome 20, mEriEur2.1, whole genome shotgun sequence genomic window:
- the TBC1D2B gene encoding TBC1 domain family member 2B isoform X2 produces the protein MTYWLQELQQRRWEFCNNLDVAKCDSGPPPAPRDSSKGLVARDSTDAVSPNPNDSAEKARNVLEASPGELVGEQVACQPAPGLPHTLNFTLKQWGAELKNSMSSLRSGRGHSDSRKSVFYTNEEWELLDPSPKDLEESVVQEGGQGGTGSDVGRVPHRAKRPLWSMMGSGRQRPACGDPPAEGTSGGGPAEDTQEELEQLRKDLASQKELVRLLQQTVRSSQYDKYFASSRLGEGSAPDSLQLLLQKDEQILGLAGQLQRLGLEREGLWQEVRSLRCAVAELREQLAMLLETLQAKDEVIIKLSRQLSDDPMPSSPTAPAGDPLELDRLRDDLQGYKTQNRFLNKEILELSALRGNAERRERDLLAKYSSLEAKLCQIESKYLILLQEVKTPVCSEERGPAGDVIAQLLEDALQVDAPEQPGQALLKPHPVSEYDMYGFRTVPEDDEEERLLAKVRALDLKTLHLAETQEVSTGVKWENYLAGTVNRQMARCPELKALIRAGVPHEHRSLVWKWCVEHHTRALREGTPPGYFQALLRQARERQNPASQQIELDLLRTLPSNKHYAGPACEGVQKLRNVLLAFSWRNPDIGYCQGLNRLVAVALLYLEQEDAFWCLVAIVEVFMPRDYYTKTLLGSQVDQRVFRDLMSEKLPRLHAHLEQHRVDYTLITFNWFLVVFVDSVVSDVLFKIWDSFLYEGPKVIFRFALALFKYKEEEVLRLQDSMSIFKYLRYFTRTVLDARKLISISFGDLNPFPLRQIRNRRAQHLEKVRLELTELEAIREDFLRERAASPDRGDKGELGSDEEVT, from the exons ATGCCGTTTCCCCAAACCCAAATGATTCTGCAGAAAAAGCCAGAAATGTGCTGGAGGCATCCCCCGGGGAGCTGGTGGGGGAGCAGGTGGCCTGCCAGCCCGCCCCAGGACTCCCCCACACCCTCAACTTCACCCTGAAGCAGTGGGGTGCTGAGCTCAA AAACTCCATGTCGTCTCTGCGTTCCGGGCGAGGCCACAGCGACAGTCGCAAAAGTGTGTTCTACACCAACGAGGAGTGGGAGCTGCTGGACCCCAGCCCCAAGGACCTGGAGGAGTCGGTGGTTCAAGAGGGTGGCCAAG GAGGGACAGGCTCTGACGTGGGGCGGGTCCCCCACAGAGCAAAGCGGCCCCTGTGGAGCATGATGGGGTCTGGCAGGCAGCGCCCGGCGTGCGGGGACCCCCCAGCTGAAGGCACCTCTGGCGGCGGGCCAGCTGAGGACACGCAGGAGGAGCTGGAGCAGCTGAGGAAGGACCTGGCCAGCCAGAAG GAACTGGTGCGCCTGCTGCAGCAGACGGTGCGCTCCTCGCAGTACGACAAGTACTTTGCCAGCAGCAGGCTGGGCGAGGGCTCGGCGCCCGACTCGCTGCAGCTACTGCTGCAGAAGGACGAACAGATCCTGGGCCTGGCGGGCCAGCTGCAGCGGCTGGGCCTGGAGCGTGAGGGCCTGTGGCAGGAGGTGCGCAGCCTGCGGTGTGCGGTGGCCGAGCTCCGAGAGCAGCTGGCGATGCTGCTGGAAACACTGCAGGCCAAGGACGAGGTCATCATCAAGCTGTCGCGGCAGCTCAGTGACGACCCCATGCCCAGCTCCCCCACCGCCCCCGCCGGAGACCCCCTGGAGCTGGACCGGCTGAGG GATGATCTGCAGGGGTACAAAACCCAGAACAGGTTTCTCAACAAGGAGATTCTGGAGCTCTCGGCTCTGCggggaaatgcagagaggagagagcgGGACCTGCTGGCCAAG TACTCCAGCCTGGAGGCCAAGCTCTGCCAGATCGAGAGCAAATACCTGATTCTGCTGCAAGAGGTCAAGACACCTGTCTGCTCTGAGGAGCGTGGCCCGGCCGGAGACGTGATCGCGCAGCTGCTGGAGGACGCCCTGCAGGTGGACGCCCCCGAGCAGCCTGGCCAAGCGCTGCTGAAGCCGCACCCCGTCAG CGAATACGACATGTACGGCTTCCGCACGGTGCCTGAGGACGACGAGGAGGAGCGGCTGCTGGCCAAGGTGCGGGCGCTGGATCTGAAGACGCTGCACCTGGCGGAGACGCAGGAGGTGTCCACGGGCGTCAAGTGGGAGAACTACCTGGCAGGCACTGTCAACCGCCAGATGGCGCGCTGCCCCGAACTCAAGGCCCTGATCCGAGCGGGTGTCCCGCACGAGCACCGCTCGCTGGTGTGGAAGTGGTGCGTGGAGCACCACACGCGGGCACTCAGGGAGGGCACGCCGCCCGGCTACTTCCAGGCGCTGCTGCGGCAGGCGCGGGAGCGGCAGAACCCCGCGTCCCAGCAGATCGAGCTGGACCTGCTGCGCACGCTGCCCAGCAACAAGCACTACGCGGGGCCCGCCTGCGAGGGCGTCCAGAAGCTGCGCAACGTGCTGCTGGCCTTCTCCTGGCGCAACCCCGACATCGGCTACTGCCAGGGCCTCAACCG GCTGGTGGCGGTGGCGTTGCTGTACCTGGAGCAGGAGGACGCCTTCTGGTGCCTGGTGGCCATCGTGGAGGTGTTCATGCCCCGCGACTACTACACCAAGACGCTGCTGGGCTCCCAG GTAGACCAGCGCGTGTTCCGGGACCTGATGAGCGAGAAGCTGCCGCGGCTGCACGCGCACCTGGAGCAGCACCGTGTGGACTACACGCTCATCACCTTCAACTGGTTCCTCGTGGTGTTTGTGGACAGCGTGGTCAGCGACGTGCTCTTCAAGATCTGGGACTCCTTCCTGTACGAGGGCCCCAAG GTCATCTTCCGGTTTGCACTGGCGCTCTTCAAGTACAAGGAGGAGGAAGTGCTGAGGCTTCAGGACTCCATGTCCATCTTCAAGTACCTCCGCTACTTCACCCGCACCGTCCTGGACGCCCG GAAGCTCATCAGCATCTCCTTTGGGGACCTGAACCCCTTCCCGCTGCGCCAGATCCGGAACCGGCGGGCACAGCACCTGGAGAAGGTTCGCCTGGAGCTGACGGAGTTGGAGGCCATCCGTGAGGACTTCCTGCGGGAGCGCGCTGCCAGCCCCGACAGGGGGGACAAGGGGGAGCTGGGCAGCGATGAGGAGGTCACCTGA